Proteins encoded within one genomic window of Companilactobacillus sp.:
- the manA gene encoding mannose-6-phosphate isomerase, class I: MSEPLFLKPVFHEKIWGGRKLQTAFGYDIPDGDIGECWAISGHPHGRSQVENGEFAGQYLDDLWNDHKELFGDPKGKVFPLLTKILDAEASLSVQVHPDNEYAEKHEHELGKTECWYIIDAEPGSYLIYGHNAKTKAELDKMIESGDWDDLLRKVPVKTGDFFYVPSGTVHALNKGIMALETQQSSDTTYRLYDYDRIQASTGKKRELHIKQSEDTIMVPHKDPELNIIKRDEGKNQFTTYVQPPMSPYFAVYRWQIQEPAVFNHEIGKYTLISVIDGNGLLTVDGNDYKLAKGQHLIIPATVSKWTIDGQLDIIASESGEE; this comes from the coding sequence ATGAGTGAACCATTATTTTTAAAACCTGTATTTCATGAGAAAATCTGGGGAGGCCGTAAACTCCAAACAGCTTTTGGCTATGATATTCCTGATGGTGATATTGGCGAATGTTGGGCAATTTCTGGACATCCACATGGACGTTCTCAAGTTGAAAATGGAGAATTTGCGGGTCAATACTTAGATGACCTCTGGAATGATCACAAGGAATTATTCGGTGATCCCAAGGGTAAAGTGTTCCCATTGTTAACTAAGATCTTAGATGCTGAAGCTAGTTTGTCAGTTCAAGTGCATCCTGATAACGAATATGCGGAAAAGCATGAGCACGAATTAGGTAAGACAGAATGCTGGTACATTATTGATGCCGAACCAGGATCATATTTGATTTATGGCCACAACGCAAAGACTAAAGCTGAATTGGACAAGATGATCGAATCAGGCGATTGGGATGATTTGTTACGCAAGGTCCCAGTGAAGACTGGCGATTTCTTCTACGTCCCAAGTGGTACTGTTCATGCGTTGAACAAAGGTATCATGGCGCTTGAAACGCAACAAAGTAGCGATACGACTTATCGTTTGTATGACTATGACCGTATTCAAGCAAGTACTGGTAAGAAACGTGAGCTACATATTAAACAATCTGAAGATACGATCATGGTTCCTCATAAGGATCCTGAATTAAATATTATTAAGCGCGATGAAGGTAAGAACCAATTTACAACTTACGTTCAACCTCCAATGTCACCTTACTTTGCAGTCTATCGCTGGCAAATTCAAGAACCAGCTGTATTCAATCACGAGATCGGTAAATATACCTTGATTTCAGTGATCGACGGCAACGGTTTATTGACTGTTGATGGCAACGATTATAAGTTAGCCAAGGGTCAACATTTGATCATTCCAGCCACAGTAAGTAAGTGGACGATTGATGGTCAACTTGATATTATTGCGTCTGAATCAGGCGAGGAATAA
- a CDS encoding PTS sugar transporter subunit IIB yields MVSIVIASHGKFADGIKQSGSMIFGEQEDVQSVTLMPDMGPDDLKKKLQDAIATFSNQDEVLFLVDLWGGTPFNQVNGLFEAHKDKWAIVAGLNLPMLIEAYASRLSMDSAHEIAAHIIETAKDGVKVRPEELQPEEDKADAPKEAAPAAPAGGQPGSFDYVLARIDSRLLHGQVATAWTKTTNPTRIIVVSDAVAKDDLRKQLIQQAAPVGVHAHVVPIDQMIKLAKDDKHFGGQRALLLFENPEDALRAIEGGVPLKELNVGSMAHSEGKVQPNKVLAFDQKDIDTFKKLKDDGVEFDVRKVPTDNRDNMQAILDKAQAELNKKK; encoded by the coding sequence ATGGTAAGTATTGTCATTGCTAGTCACGGTAAATTCGCTGACGGTATTAAGCAATCTGGATCAATGATCTTTGGTGAACAAGAAGACGTTCAATCAGTCACATTGATGCCAGACATGGGTCCAGATGACTTGAAGAAGAAATTGCAAGACGCAATCGCAACTTTTTCAAATCAAGACGAAGTATTGTTCCTTGTCGACCTTTGGGGTGGAACTCCATTCAACCAAGTTAACGGGTTGTTTGAAGCACACAAGGACAAATGGGCCATTGTTGCAGGTTTGAACTTGCCAATGCTCATTGAAGCTTATGCTTCTAGATTATCAATGGATAGTGCACACGAAATTGCTGCACATATCATTGAAACTGCTAAGGACGGGGTTAAGGTTCGTCCTGAAGAGTTACAACCGGAGGAAGATAAGGCAGATGCTCCAAAAGAGGCTGCTCCTGCTGCTCCAGCCGGTGGTCAACCTGGATCTTTCGACTACGTATTAGCTCGAATCGATTCACGTTTACTTCACGGTCAAGTTGCTACAGCTTGGACAAAGACAACAAACCCAACACGTATCATTGTTGTATCTGATGCCGTTGCCAAAGATGATCTTCGTAAGCAATTGATTCAACAAGCTGCACCAGTTGGTGTTCATGCTCACGTTGTTCCAATTGACCAAATGATCAAGTTGGCAAAAGACGACAAGCATTTCGGTGGTCAAAGAGCACTCTTGCTTTTTGAAAACCCAGAAGATGCCTTGCGTGCCATCGAAGGTGGCGTTCCATTGAAAGAACTTAATGTTGGTTCAATGGCCCATTCAGAAGGTAAAGTTCAACCAAATAAAGTGTTGGCATTTGATCAAAAAGACATTGACACATTCAAGAAATTGAAAGACGACGGCGTTGAATTCGACGTTCGTAAAGTGCCAACGGATAATCGAGACAACATGCAAGCAATTCTTGATAAGGCTCAAGCTGAGCTCAACAAGAAGAAATAG
- a CDS encoding PTS mannose/fructose/sorbose transporter subunit IIC: MQLNAIQMILVVLVSFLAGMEGILDMFHFHQPVIACTLIGLVTGQLVPCLILGGTLQMIALGWANIGAAVAPDAALAAVASAIILVLGGQGQKGVGSAIAIAVPLAVAGLLLTILVRTISTGIVHIMDRAAEEGSFRKIEIWQYIAIALQGLRIAIPAAMILAIGAGPVRTMLTAMPKWLTDGLALGGGMVVAVGYAMVINMMASREVWPFFAIGFVLATIEKLTLIGLGAIGLSLALIYLTLSKSGGSGSSNGGSGAGDSNTGDPVGDIIDNY, encoded by the coding sequence ATGCAATTAAATGCAATTCAAATGATATTAGTCGTTCTTGTGTCATTCCTAGCTGGTATGGAAGGTATCTTGGATATGTTCCACTTCCATCAACCAGTTATCGCTTGTACATTGATCGGCTTAGTTACAGGTCAACTAGTTCCATGTTTGATCTTAGGTGGTACTTTACAAATGATTGCTCTAGGTTGGGCAAACATTGGTGCCGCTGTTGCTCCTGATGCAGCTCTTGCTGCTGTTGCTTCAGCTATTATCTTGGTCTTAGGTGGCCAAGGTCAAAAGGGTGTCGGTTCAGCTATTGCTATCGCCGTTCCTTTGGCTGTTGCCGGACTATTACTTACTATCTTAGTTCGTACTATTAGTACTGGTATTGTTCATATTATGGATAGAGCTGCCGAAGAAGGTAGTTTTAGAAAAATTGAAATATGGCAATATATTGCTATCGCACTTCAAGGTTTACGTATTGCTATCCCAGCAGCTATGATTCTTGCAATCGGTGCTGGTCCTGTTAGAACCATGCTAACTGCTATGCCTAAATGGTTAACAGATGGTTTAGCTCTAGGTGGTGGTATGGTTGTTGCCGTTGGTTATGCAATGGTTATCAACATGATGGCTTCACGTGAAGTTTGGCCATTCTTTGCAATCGGATTCGTTTTAGCTACTATCGAAAAATTAACACTTATCGGTCTTGGTGCTATTGGTCTATCACTTGCTCTTATTTACTTAACACTATCTAAATCTGGTGGTTCAGGTTCAAGTAATGGTGGCAGTGGTGCAGGAGATTCCAACACGGGAGATCCGGTCGGTGACATCATAGATAATTACTAA
- a CDS encoding PTS system mannose/fructose/sorbose family transporter subunit IID: MADQVKISRRDRIAVWWRSTFLQGSWNYERMQNGGWAYSLIPVLKKLYKTKEDRAAALKRHLEFFNCHPYLASPILGVTMALEEERANGAPVDDVAIQGVKVGMMGPLAGIGDPVFWFTIKPIIGAIAASLAMTGNIMGPILYFIAWNAIRMAFMWYSQELGYKAGSKITEDMSGGLLQDVTKGASILGMFILGALINRWVVVKFTPVVATNKLSKGAYIDWNHLPSGAQGIKEALIQQHAGLSLTATKVTTLQDNLDLLIPGLAALLLTFLCMWLLKKKVSPIILILGLFVVGVVFHVIGLM, translated from the coding sequence ATGGCAGATCAAGTTAAAATTTCTAGAAGAGATCGTATAGCCGTTTGGTGGCGTTCAACTTTCCTTCAAGGTTCATGGAATTACGAACGTATGCAAAATGGTGGCTGGGCTTACTCATTGATCCCAGTTTTGAAAAAATTATATAAGACAAAAGAAGATCGTGCTGCCGCATTGAAGCGTCACTTGGAATTCTTCAATTGTCACCCATACTTAGCTTCACCTATTTTAGGTGTTACTATGGCTTTGGAAGAGGAACGTGCTAACGGTGCTCCCGTTGATGACGTTGCCATCCAAGGTGTTAAAGTTGGTATGATGGGTCCATTGGCTGGTATTGGTGATCCTGTGTTCTGGTTCACAATTAAGCCTATTATTGGTGCTATTGCAGCTTCACTTGCTATGACTGGTAATATCATGGGACCAATCCTTTACTTCATTGCATGGAATGCTATTCGTATGGCCTTCATGTGGTACTCACAAGAACTTGGCTACAAAGCCGGTTCAAAGATCACCGAAGATATGTCAGGTGGTTTGCTACAAGATGTTACAAAAGGTGCTTCTATTCTAGGTATGTTTATCTTAGGGGCATTGATCAACCGTTGGGTTGTTGTTAAATTCACACCGGTTGTTGCTACAAATAAGCTTTCAAAGGGTGCTTATATCGATTGGAACCATCTTCCATCCGGTGCACAAGGAATTAAGGAAGCTTTGATCCAACAACATGCTGGACTATCTCTTACAGCAACTAAAGTTACTACTTTGCAAGATAACTTGGATCTATTGATTCCAGGACTTGCAGCTCTATTACTAACATTCTTATGTATGTGGCTTCTGAAGAAGAAAGTATCACCAATTATCTTGATCCTTGGATTATTCGTAGTTGGTGTTGTATTCCACGTAATCGGATTGATGTAA
- a CDS encoding DUF956 family protein: protein MVESLNKKSELVMDATSHLGLTDYGKIMVGDKAFEFYDDRDKKNYIQIPWTEVDYVVVSVMFGGKWIPRFALKTKKNGMFSFSSKDPKKVLRAIREHIDADRIVKSLTFFQVLKRGITRPFNRRKKNK from the coding sequence ATGGTTGAATCTTTAAATAAAAAATCCGAGTTAGTCATGGATGCGACCTCGCATCTAGGGTTGACTGATTATGGCAAAATAATGGTCGGCGATAAAGCATTTGAGTTTTACGATGACCGTGACAAGAAGAACTACATTCAAATTCCTTGGACTGAAGTTGACTATGTAGTCGTCTCAGTTATGTTTGGTGGAAAGTGGATTCCACGCTTTGCCTTAAAGACAAAGAAGAACGGCATGTTCAGTTTCTCATCCAAAGACCCCAAGAAGGTCTTACGTGCTATCAGAGAGCATATCGATGCTGACCGGATAGTTAAGTCGTTGACATTCTTCCAAGTCCTCAAACGAGGAATCACGCGTCCATTTAATCGACGTAAGAAAAATAAATAA
- a CDS encoding CPBP family intramembrane glutamic endopeptidase: MKNSTNQLITILMYLALILLGTGLSMASVTGHIYFAIETIAAVLATGIMIYLVHENGANDVESEKFDYRKAITWTLIGAIGAIVIQYGLGAIEGLLHVQTSSQNTLTLLTSVKGYPYYLVYVLICAPIMEEIIFRRVFFASLIKPTNIYWAAIISSLLFAFMHQDTRFIIYAIMGAWFCFVYYRSKNIYVSAASHIIMNGVVLALAFA; this comes from the coding sequence ATGAAAAATTCTACTAACCAACTTATTACTATCTTAATGTATCTAGCTTTGATCCTGCTCGGGACTGGATTATCAATGGCCTCAGTTACTGGGCATATCTACTTTGCTATCGAAACTATTGCTGCCGTATTAGCAACTGGGATCATGATCTATTTGGTTCATGAAAATGGTGCAAATGACGTTGAGTCTGAAAAATTCGATTATCGTAAAGCTATCACTTGGACTTTAATCGGAGCCATCGGTGCCATTGTCATCCAATACGGACTCGGAGCTATCGAAGGATTGCTGCACGTTCAAACTTCTTCTCAAAACACTTTGACCTTACTGACCTCAGTTAAAGGGTATCCATACTATCTTGTGTACGTATTAATATGTGCGCCAATTATGGAAGAAATTATTTTTAGACGAGTCTTCTTTGCAAGCTTGATCAAACCAACTAATATTTATTGGGCAGCAATCATTTCATCCCTACTGTTTGCCTTCATGCATCAAGATACGCGATTTATTATTTATGCCATCATGGGAGCTTGGTTCTGCTTTGTTTACTATCGTTCAAAAAATATCTATGTCAGTGCAGCAAGTCATATTATAATGAACGGAGTAGTTCTAGCACTCGCCTTCGCCTAA
- the groES gene encoding co-chaperone GroES, with product MLKPLGDRIIVTVDKEEEKTVGGIVLANNAKEKPQTAEVVAVGAGSTTPEGKVLPMTVKTGDKILFDKYAGSEVKYDDKDYLILHEKDIMAIVE from the coding sequence TTGTTAAAACCACTTGGAGACAGAATTATTGTAACAGTCGATAAAGAAGAAGAGAAGACAGTTGGTGGCATTGTTCTTGCTAACAACGCCAAAGAAAAGCCACAAACAGCTGAGGTAGTTGCTGTCGGTGCTGGTTCAACAACACCAGAGGGTAAAGTATTACCTATGACAGTTAAGACCGGAGACAAGATTCTTTTTGATAAGTATGCTGGCTCAGAAGTTAAGTATGACGATAAAGATTACCTAATCCTTCACGAAAAAGATATCATGGCAATCGTTGAATAA
- the groL gene encoding chaperonin GroEL (60 kDa chaperone family; promotes refolding of misfolded polypeptides especially under stressful conditions; forms two stacked rings of heptamers to form a barrel-shaped 14mer; ends can be capped by GroES; misfolded proteins enter the barrel where they are refolded when GroES binds), which produces MAKEIKFSEDARSKMLDGVNKLANTVKTTIGPKGRNVVLEKSYGSPEITNDGVTIAKSIELEDHFENMGAKLVSEVASKTNDIAGDGTTTATVLAQSIISEGMKNVTAGANPVGIRTGIEKATKAAVDELHKISHKVSGKKDIAQVASVSSANEEVGGLIADAMEKVGNDGVITIEESKGIDTTLDVVEGMQFDRGYISQYMVTDNDKMEADLDNPYILITDKKISNIQDILPLLQQIVQQGKALLIIADDIDGEALPTLVLNKIRGTFNVVAVKAPGFGDRRKAQLEDIATLTGAQVITSDLGLELKDTTMDQLGTAGKVTVTKDNTTIVEGAGDKDAIAERVETIKKQIAETTSDFDKEKLQERLAKLAGGVAVVKVGAATETELKERKYRIEDALNATRAAVEEGYVAGGGTALVDILDAVKAVKGEGDVQTGINIVTRALEEPVRQIAENAGLEGSVIVEHLKGEKKEVGYNAATDKWENMIDAGIIDPTKVTRSALQNAASVAALLLTTEAVVADKDDPNAPAAPAANPAAGMGGMM; this is translated from the coding sequence ATGGCTAAAGAAATTAAATTTTCAGAAGATGCACGTTCTAAAATGTTAGATGGTGTTAACAAACTTGCTAACACAGTTAAGACAACTATCGGACCTAAGGGTCGTAACGTTGTTCTTGAAAAGAGCTATGGCTCACCAGAGATCACAAATGATGGTGTAACAATTGCAAAGAGTATCGAACTTGAAGACCACTTTGAAAACATGGGTGCAAAGCTTGTTTCTGAAGTTGCTTCAAAGACTAACGATATCGCTGGTGATGGTACTACTACTGCTACAGTATTAGCACAATCAATCATTTCAGAAGGTATGAAAAACGTTACAGCCGGTGCTAACCCTGTTGGTATCAGAACTGGTATCGAAAAGGCAACAAAGGCTGCAGTTGATGAATTACACAAGATCTCACACAAGGTTTCAGGTAAAAAGGATATTGCTCAAGTAGCTTCAGTTTCTTCAGCTAATGAAGAAGTTGGTGGACTTATCGCTGATGCCATGGAAAAAGTTGGTAACGATGGTGTTATCACAATTGAGGAATCAAAGGGTATTGATACAACACTTGATGTTGTTGAAGGTATGCAATTTGATCGTGGATACATTTCACAATACATGGTTACAGATAACGACAAGATGGAAGCAGATCTCGACAATCCTTACATCTTGATCACAGACAAGAAGATTTCAAACATCCAAGACATCTTGCCATTGCTACAACAAATCGTTCAACAAGGTAAAGCATTGTTGATCATTGCTGACGATATTGATGGTGAAGCATTGCCAACACTTGTTTTGAACAAGATCCGTGGAACATTCAACGTTGTTGCTGTTAAGGCTCCTGGTTTTGGTGACCGTCGTAAGGCTCAACTTGAAGATATCGCTACATTAACAGGTGCTCAAGTTATTACTTCAGACCTTGGTCTTGAACTTAAAGATACAACAATGGACCAATTAGGTACTGCTGGTAAGGTAACTGTTACAAAAGACAACACAACTATTGTTGAAGGTGCCGGAGATAAAGACGCCATCGCAGAACGTGTTGAAACAATCAAGAAACAAATCGCTGAAACAACTTCAGACTTTGACAAGGAAAAGCTTCAAGAACGTCTAGCTAAATTAGCTGGTGGTGTCGCTGTTGTTAAAGTTGGTGCTGCTACAGAAACAGAACTTAAAGAACGTAAATACAGAATCGAAGATGCATTGAACGCTACACGTGCCGCTGTTGAAGAAGGCTACGTTGCTGGTGGTGGTACAGCATTAGTTGACATTCTTGACGCTGTTAAGGCAGTTAAGGGTGAAGGCGATGTTCAAACAGGTATCAACATCGTTACACGTGCCCTTGAAGAACCAGTTCGTCAAATTGCTGAAAATGCTGGTCTTGAAGGTTCAGTTATCGTTGAACACTTGAAGGGTGAAAAGAAAGAAGTCGGCTACAACGCTGCTACTGACAAGTGGGAGAATATGATCGATGCCGGAATCATTGACCCTACTAAGGTTACACGTTCAGCATTGCAAAATGCTGCATCAGTTGCCGCATTGTTATTAACAACAGAAGCTGTTGTTGCTGACAAGGATGATCCAAACGCACCTGCTGCTCCAGCTGCTAACCCAGCTGCAGGCATGGGCGGAATGATGTAA
- a CDS encoding MerR family transcriptional regulator: MDELFSIGQLSKLFNIKIPTLRYYDEVGLLKPAKVDDTSHYRYYSTEQFERLNVITYLRALNLSIDAIKDFFEARDISRLQEMLGEQKQQVQQQILALENVNRRIDARLDQVRDAQNSTLDKLELIELPEVSIISLDENYQPTQDIEFPITTLRKKYGLDKNIFLGKIALRLSRTNLLKGQFGQYSGLLLILEPGDTEDATATLSAGQYLRVRFHGTHENASKSYSQLVDYCQKNSLEIVGDAIETSLIDYGITDDYEKYVTEIRVPVIKNN; the protein is encoded by the coding sequence ATGGACGAACTATTTTCGATTGGCCAACTATCAAAACTTTTTAACATCAAGATCCCGACTTTGAGATATTACGATGAGGTGGGCTTATTGAAGCCAGCTAAAGTTGACGATACATCGCATTATCGCTATTACTCGACTGAGCAGTTTGAACGATTGAATGTCATCACTTATTTGCGAGCATTGAATTTGTCCATCGATGCGATCAAAGATTTTTTTGAGGCCCGTGATATTTCACGTCTGCAGGAAATGTTGGGTGAACAGAAGCAGCAAGTTCAACAACAAATTCTGGCGCTGGAAAATGTTAATCGTCGGATCGATGCGAGACTTGATCAAGTTCGGGATGCGCAAAACAGCACTCTGGATAAATTGGAATTGATCGAGCTACCAGAAGTGTCCATCATTTCGTTAGATGAAAATTATCAACCAACGCAAGACATTGAGTTTCCTATCACGACACTACGTAAAAAATACGGTCTCGATAAGAATATTTTTTTAGGAAAAATTGCTTTGAGACTCAGTCGGACTAATTTATTGAAAGGCCAATTTGGTCAATACAGTGGTCTGTTGTTGATTTTGGAGCCTGGCGATACTGAAGATGCGACTGCCACTTTATCAGCAGGCCAGTATTTGCGAGTCAGATTTCACGGCACGCATGAGAACGCTAGTAAGTCATATTCACAATTAGTTGATTATTGCCAAAAGAATAGTCTGGAGATTGTCGGGGATGCGATTGAGACCTCGTTGATCGACTATGGTATCACCGATGATTACGAGAAATACGTGACTGAAATTCGCGTTCCGGTTATAAAAAACAATTGA
- a CDS encoding DUF554 domain-containing protein → MIGTIYNVCMIIVGSLIGKFLHKGLKQEYQTILTQALGLVAMVVGINAVVQNMPKSHYPVLFIVSLAIGGVIGQILNIQKHFDNLVGRFSGGNLAEGLATAILLYCIGSLSILGPIQAALNHDYTFLFTNGTLDGITSIVLASTFGFGIAIAAGAVFVWQGSIYAIAMLLQNSINTSMVTELTIVGGILILASGLGLLEIKKISVLNLLPSLVVPIIAVLVLQAF, encoded by the coding sequence ATGATAGGGACAATTTATAATGTTTGCATGATCATCGTGGGAAGCTTGATCGGCAAATTTTTACATAAAGGTTTAAAACAGGAGTACCAGACTATTTTGACTCAGGCATTAGGACTAGTGGCAATGGTCGTGGGAATCAACGCTGTGGTTCAAAATATGCCAAAGAGCCACTATCCAGTCTTGTTCATCGTCAGTCTCGCAATAGGTGGTGTTATTGGACAAATATTAAACATTCAAAAGCACTTCGATAATTTAGTCGGTCGATTCTCTGGTGGAAATTTGGCAGAAGGTCTAGCTACAGCAATCCTGTTGTACTGTATTGGTTCATTGTCGATCCTGGGACCAATTCAAGCAGCATTGAATCACGACTATACCTTCTTGTTCACCAATGGAACATTAGACGGGATAACGTCGATCGTCTTGGCCTCAACATTTGGATTTGGAATCGCAATCGCAGCTGGTGCGGTTTTCGTGTGGCAGGGCAGTATTTATGCAATCGCCATGCTACTCCAAAATTCGATCAATACTAGCATGGTGACAGAGCTGACAATTGTCGGGGGCATATTGATTCTAGCCTCAGGCTTAGGATTATTAGAGATCAAGAAGATTAGCGTCTTAAATCTTTTACCATCACTAGTAGTTCCAATTATTGCAGTTTTGGTGCTACAAGCTTTCTAG
- a CDS encoding ketopantoate reductase family protein encodes MKYAVLGAGAMGLRYGLLLQDAGFPVDFVEIWDKSVETIKEQGGVYQSRDRQNKHLVPVNIFSPEDYQGNPDVWIVFVKQMQLADALKRCKHLFNDKQYVIAPMNGIGHVEKLNQYFDSDKVLSGTAMIATVLNGPGDVDFMGPAGAGSMKVVNQNETPDEMTHKIVEEFTKANLNPQLTTNFMGTLMSKVILNSVLNTLCTMFEIRMGEFIQAPTAEKLGRQLINEAFDVCERANIQLLNTREEEWQAIKMASTTNMPLHYPSMYQDLHKNRPTEVDYINGYIYDLGLKYHYEASTHDYLRNLVHLAEFTKNFDEEKFLAEQK; translated from the coding sequence ATGAAATATGCAGTATTAGGCGCAGGCGCAATGGGGTTACGGTATGGATTGCTGTTGCAGGATGCGGGCTTCCCAGTCGATTTCGTTGAAATTTGGGACAAATCTGTTGAAACAATTAAAGAACAAGGCGGAGTTTACCAATCTCGTGACCGACAAAATAAACATTTAGTGCCAGTAAATATTTTTTCACCAGAAGATTACCAAGGTAACCCTGATGTTTGGATCGTCTTTGTTAAACAAATGCAATTGGCAGACGCTTTGAAGCGATGCAAACATTTATTCAATGACAAGCAATACGTTATTGCACCAATGAATGGTATTGGACATGTTGAAAAATTGAATCAATATTTCGACTCTGACAAGGTTCTTAGCGGAACAGCCATGATTGCTACAGTATTGAACGGACCTGGCGATGTCGATTTCATGGGACCAGCTGGCGCAGGTTCAATGAAAGTTGTTAACCAAAATGAAACCCCTGATGAGATGACTCATAAGATCGTTGAAGAATTTACCAAGGCTAATTTGAATCCGCAATTAACAACTAATTTCATGGGAACCTTGATGTCAAAGGTTATTTTGAACTCCGTATTGAATACACTATGCACAATGTTTGAAATTCGAATGGGTGAATTCATCCAAGCACCAACTGCGGAAAAGTTAGGACGTCAATTGATCAACGAAGCATTTGACGTTTGTGAACGTGCCAATATTCAACTACTGAATACACGTGAAGAAGAATGGCAAGCAATCAAGATGGCAAGTACAACCAACATGCCATTACATTACCCATCAATGTATCAAGACCTGCACAAGAACCGTCCAACTGAAGTAGATTACATCAACGGATACATCTACGATTTAGGACTTAAATATCATTACGAAGCCTCAACGCATGATTACTTACGTAACCTAGTACATTTGGCAGAGTTTACTAAGAACTTTGATGAGGAGAAGTTTTTAGCAGAACAAAAATAG
- a CDS encoding restriction endonuclease has protein sequence MNYKELKLGRHGIPTWDAMIPLILEYLSDGRPVHSKKIAKDVSDSLELPDELRQATYINNPDSIMIEDRVKWGISELFTSGCIERPSRAIYEITTLGKELLKLDKSELTEKKIHSLPDYVSHKKELLERNKRKNIENESVDDESDDNVVEELVTKTELYNNEIATNLLRSIQEAEPTFFEKLVVKLLTKMGYKGNNGTAKVTQPTNDFGIDGIINQDPLGTNTVYLQAKRYKESNVVQRPEIDRFFGALSRIHADRGVFITTSHFSESAIETAKSFSIVLIDGIQLTNLMLQYQVGVQVKQSLELFEIDDDFFDN, from the coding sequence ATGAATTATAAAGAATTGAAGTTGGGTCGTCATGGAATTCCAACTTGGGATGCGATGATTCCGCTAATATTGGAATATTTAAGTGATGGGAGACCAGTTCATTCTAAAAAAATTGCGAAAGATGTTTCTGATTCTTTAGAGTTACCGGATGAGTTACGTCAAGCAACTTATATTAATAATCCAGACTCGATTATGATTGAGGATCGTGTTAAATGGGGTATAAGTGAGTTGTTTACCAGTGGTTGTATTGAGAGACCTTCAAGGGCAATTTATGAAATTACAACGCTGGGGAAAGAACTGCTCAAACTAGATAAATCGGAATTAACAGAGAAAAAAATACATTCACTTCCGGATTATGTCTCACACAAAAAAGAATTACTGGAACGTAATAAGCGCAAGAATATTGAGAATGAATCTGTTGATGACGAATCCGATGATAATGTGGTTGAAGAACTGGTAACTAAAACTGAACTATACAATAACGAAATTGCCACTAATTTGCTGAGAAGTATTCAAGAGGCAGAACCAACTTTTTTTGAAAAATTAGTTGTAAAATTACTGACAAAAATGGGATACAAGGGAAATAACGGGACTGCCAAAGTAACACAGCCAACAAATGATTTTGGCATTGATGGAATTATCAACCAAGATCCGCTTGGTACCAATACAGTTTATCTTCAAGCAAAAAGATACAAGGAATCAAATGTCGTTCAACGACCTGAGATTGATCGTTTTTTTGGTGCGCTATCACGAATACATGCCGATCGAGGTGTGTTTATTACTACTTCACACTTCTCTGAAAGCGCAATTGAGACAGCTAAATCATTTTCTATTGTCTTGATTGATGGAATCCAACTTACTAACTTGATGCTTCAGTATCAAGTTGGCGTACAAGTTAAACAAAGCTTGGAATTATTCGAGATAGATGATGATTTTTTTGATAATTAA